A window of Citrus sinensis cultivar Valencia sweet orange chromosome 7, DVS_A1.0, whole genome shotgun sequence contains these coding sequences:
- the LOC102624741 gene encoding receptor-like protein kinase, whose amino-acid sequence MKFLFCHFLLLFSSFVALSLRSVNALNGDGVALLSLMRHWTSVPPLIISSWNNSDSTPCQWVGIECDDDAHNVVSFNLSSYGVSGQLGPEIGHLSKLQTIDLSSNNFSGNIPQKLGNCSALEYLDLSTNGFTGDIPDNFENLQNLQSLNLYGNLLDGEIPESLFRILGLQYVFLNNNSLSGSIPRNVGDLKEVEALWLFSNRLSGTIPESIGNCYRLQDLYLNENKLMGFLPESLNNLENLVYLDVGDNNLEGRINFGSEKCKNLTFLDLSYNRFSGGISPNLGNCSSLTHLDIVGSKLTGSIPSSFGLLARLSSLDLSENQLSGKIPPELGKCKYLTVLHLYANQLEGEIPGELGQLSNLQDLELFDNRLTGEFPVSIWRIASLEYLLVYNNNLLGKLPLEMTELKQLKNISLYNNQFSGVIPQSLGINSSLMQLDFINNSFTGEIPPNLCFGKQLRVLNMGQNQFHGPIPSLLGSCPTLWRVILKQNQLTGALPEFSKNPVLSHLDVSRNNISGAIPSSIGNSINLTSIDFSSNKFSGLMPQELGNLVSLVTLNISLNHVEGSLPSQLSKCKNLEVFDVSFNLLNGSIPSSLRSWKSLSILKLSENHFTGGIPTFISELEKLLELQLGGNQLGGEIPPSIGALQDLSYALNLSKNGLTGRIPSDLEKLSKLEQLDISSNNLTGTLSPLSNIHSLVEVNVSYNLFTGPVPETLMNLLGPSPSSFSGNPGLCVKCLSSSDSSCFGASNLRPCDYHSSHQQGLNKVTIVAIALGSSLLTVLVMLGLVSCCLFRRRSKQDLEIPAQEGPSYLLKQVIQATENLNAKHVIGRGAHGIVYKASLGPNAVFAVKKLAFGGHKGGSLSMKREIQTIGKIRHRNLVRLEDFWLRKDCGIIMYRYMENGSLRDVLHSITPPPTLEWNVRYKIALGAAHALAYLHYDCDPPIVHRDIKPENILLDSEMEPHISDFGIAKLLDKSPASTTSISVVGTIGYIAPENAFTTAKSKESDVYSYGVVLLELITRKKALDPSYKERTDIVGWVRSVWSDTEEINDIVDLSLMEEMLVSSIRDQVIDVLLVALRCTDKKPSNRPNMRDVVRQLVDASVPMTSKYV is encoded by the exons ATGAAGTTTCTCTTTTGCCATTTCTTGCTTTTATTCAGCTCGTTTGTAGCTTTATCTTTACGTAGTGTTAATGCTTTGAATGGTGATGGGGTGGCCTTGTTGTCATTGATGAGGCACTGGACTTCTGTGCCACCATTGATAATCTCTAGCTGGAATAATTCAGATTCCACTCCTTGCCAATGGGTTGGCATTGAGTGTGATGATGATGCTCATAATGTGGTCTCTTTTAATCTCTCAAGCTATGGGGTTTCTGGGCAGCTTGGGCCTGAAATTGGTCACTTGAGTAAATTGCAGACCATTGATTTGAGTTCTAATAATTTCTCTGGTAATATCCCACAAAAGTTAGGCAATTGTAGTGCACTAGAGTACTTGGATTTGTCTACAAATGGGTTTACTGGAGACATACCTGATAACTTTGAGAATTTGCAGAATTTGCAATCCTTGAACTTGTATGGTAATTTGTTGGATGGTGAAATACCCGAATCGTTGTTTCGAATTCTGGGCTTGCAGTatgtttttttaaacaataacaGTCTTAGTGGTTCTATTCCCAGGAATGTTGGTGATTTGAAGGAGGTTGAGGCTTTATGGCTGTTTAGTAACAGGTTATCAGGTACCATTCCGGAGTCTATTGGGAATTGTTATAGGTTGCAAGATCTTTATTTGAATGAAAACAAACTGATGGGGTTTTTGCCTGAGAGTCTAAACAATCTTGAGAACCTTGTTTATTTAGATGTTGGGGATAACAATCTCGAGGGTAGGATTAATTTTGGTTCTGAAAAATGCaagaatttaacttttttggATTTGTCATATAATCGTTTTAGTGGAGGGATTTCACCAAATTTAGGCAATTGTAGTAGCTTAACACACCTAGACATTGTTGGTAGCAAGTTAACAGGCAGTATCCCATCTTCCTTTGGCCTTCTAGCTCGGCTTTCGAGTCTTGACCTTTCTGAAAATCAGTTGTCTGGGAAAATCCCACCTGAACTAGGGAAGTGCAAGTACTTGACAGTCTTACACCTGTATGCAAACCAACTCGAAGGTGAAATTCCAGGCGAACTGGGGCAGCTTAGTAATTTACAAGATCTTGAACTTTTTGACAACCGTCTAACTGGTGAGTTTCCAGTTAGCATTTGGAGGATTGCAAGCCTCGAGTATCTTCTTGTGTATAATAACAATCTTTTGGGGAAGCTGCCTTTGGAGATGACTGAACTCAAGCAACTGAAGAACATTTCGCTATATAACAATCAATTTTCTGGGGTTATACCTCAAAGTCTGGGAATCAACAGCAGCCTAATGCAGCTAGATTTTATCAATAACAGCTTCACTGGAGAAATCCCACCAAATCTTTGCTTTGGAAAGCAATTGAGAGTTCTGAATATGGGTCAGAATCAATTTCATGGTCCCATTCCTTCTCTTCTTGGGAGCTGTCCAACTCTCTGGAGAGTTATCCTCAAACAGAATCAACTCACAGGGGCTCTTCCagaattttccaaaaatccagtCCTTTCACACCTGGACGTCAGCAGAAACAACATCTCAGGAGCAATTCCGTCGAGCATTGGCAACAGTATTAATCTCACTTCAATTGATTTTTCCAGTAACAAGTTTTCAGGGCTTATGCCTCAAGAGCTAGGAAATCTTGTAAGCCTTGTGACTTTAAATATTTCACTCAATCATGTGGAAGGTTCTTTGCCATCTCAGCTGtcaaaatgcaaaaatttagAAGTTTTTGATGTgtcattcaatttattgaaTGGTTCTATTCCATCGAGTTTGAGGAGCTGGAAAAGCCTATccattttgaaattaagtgaAAATCATTTTACTGGGGGCATTCCAACTTTTATATCTGAATTGGAAAAGCTTTTAGAGCTACAACTTGGTGGTAATCAGTTGGGAGGTGAGATTCCCCCATCAATTGGAGCATTGCAGGATCTGAGTTATGCTTTGAATCTCAGCAAAAACGGGTTGACTGGTCGAATTCCTTCAGATCTGGAGAAGTTGAGCAAGCTAGAACAGTTGGATATTTCTAGCAACAATCTGACAGGAACATTGTCTCCCCTCAGTAACATACACTCATTAGTGGAGGTCAATGTTTCATATAATCTTTTCACAGGTCCAGTACCAGAAACACTTATGAACTTGCTGGGGCCATCTCCATCATCATTCTCTGGGAATCCTGGTCTCTGTGTCAAGTGTCTCTCATCTTCTGactcaagttgttttggagCCAGTAATCTAAGGCCTTGTGATTATCATTCAAGCCATCAACAAGGCCTTAATAAAGTCACAATTGTTGCAATAGCCCTTGGATCCTCGCTGTTGACAGTGTTGGTGATGCTTGGACTAGTGAGTTGTTGTCTCTTCCGCAGAAGATCAAAGCAGGATCTTGAGATCCCTGCTCAAGAGGGTCCATCTTACCTACTCAAACAAGTGATACAGGCTACTGAGAATCTCAATGCGAAGCATGTTATTGGAAGAGGAGCTCATGGAATTGTTTATAAGGCTTCATTGGGACCAAACGCTGTTTTTGCTGTTAAGAAGCTTGCATTTGGAGGGCATAAAGGAGGAAGCTTGAGCATGAAAAGAGAAATTCAGACCATCGGGAAGATTAGGCACCGGAACCTGGTAAGATTGGAGGACTTTTGGTTAAGAAAGGACTGTGGCATAATCATGTACAGGTACATGGAAAATGGGAGTCTGCGTGATGTTTTACACTCGATTACTCCCCCACCAACACTGGAATGGAATGTCCGATACAAGATAGCACTTGGAGCAGCCCATGCATTGGCGTATCTCCATTATGACTGTGATCCTCCTATCGTACACCGAGACATCAAACCAGAGAATATACTCTTAGACTCCGAGATGGAGCCTCATATCTCTGATTTTGGTATCGCAAAGCTTCTAGACAAATCTCCTGCATCAACAACGTCCATCTCAGTTGTTGGAACTATTGGTTATATCGCACCAG AAAATGCCTTTACAACGGCAAAGAGCAAGGAGTCTGATGTGTACAGTTATGGGGTTGTTTTGCTCGAACTAATAACCAGAAAGAAGGCATTGGATCCTTCATATAAAGAGAGAACAGATATTGTGGGGTGGGTTAGGTCTGTATGGAGTGACACAGAAGAAATCAACGATATTGTTGATTTGAGTCTAATGGAGGAGATGCTGGTTTCAAGTATTAGGGATCAAGTAATTGATGTGCTTTTGGTGGCTTTGAGATGCACTGACAAGAAGCCAAGCAACAGACCTAATATGAGAGATGTTGTCAGGCAATTAGTAGATGCAAGTGTtcccatgacaagcaaatacGTCTAG
- the LOC102624468 gene encoding exocyst complex component EXO84B, whose amino-acid sequence MSAAAKTARSRAAAAAENGGAKIEEGLNLFKSDKFDADVYVKSKCSLNEKEIRQLCSYLLDLKRASAEEMRKSVYANYAAFIRTSKEISDLEGELSSIRNLLSTQATLIHGLAEGVHIDSLKGSESFASKNDLLNLENKEPSDLEKWSVEFPDLLDVLLAERRIDEALTALDEGEHLAAEAKQTKTLDPAMLISLENTIIDRRQKLADQLAEAACQPSTRGAELRAAISALKKLGDGPRAHSLLLNAHYQRYQYSMQSLRPSSTSYGGAYTAALSQLVFSAIAQAACDSLAIFGKETAYTSELVMWATRQTEAFAHLVKRHALASSAAAGGLRAAAECVQIALGHCSLLEARGLALCPVLIKLFRPSVEQALDANLKRIEESTAAMAAADDWVLTYPPMGTRQASSMALQHRLTTSAHRFNLMVQDFFEDVGPLLSMQLGGKMLEGLFQVFNSYVSMLIKALPGSMEEEANFEGSGNKIVRMAENEAQQIALLANASLLADELLPRAAMKVSPLNQANYKDDPRRRHSDRQNRNPEQREWKRRLVISVDRLKDTFCRQHALDLIFTEDGDSHLNADMYLNMDGNVDELEWFPSLIFQELYAKLNRMASIAADMFVGRQRFATLLLMRLTETVILWLSEDQSFWDDIEEGPKPLGPLGLQQFYLDMKFVICFASQGHYLSRNLHRVVNEIISKAMAAFAATGMDPNSVLPEDDWFNDICQEAIDRLSGKPKAMNGDRELNSPTASVSAQSISSVRSHSSS is encoded by the exons ATGTCAGCGGCGGCTAAAACGGCTCGCTCGcgagctgctgctgctgctgaaaACGGCGGCGCGAAGATTGAAGAAGGATTGAACTTGTTCAAGTCAGATAAGTTCGACGCCGATGTTTATGTCAAGTCCAAGTGTTCTCTCAACGAAAAG gAAATTAGGCAATTATGCTCCTATCTGCTGGATTTGAAGAGAGCGTCTGCAGAGGAAATGCGTAAAAGTGTTTACGCTAATTATGCGGCCTTCATTCG CACATCAAAAGAGATATCGGATTTAGAGGGGGAACTCTCATCTATCAGAAACCTGTTATCTACGCAGGCTACTTTAATCCATGGTTTAGCTGAAGGAGTTCACATTGATTCCTTAAAAGGATCAGAATCTTTTGcttcaaaaaatgatttattgaatttggaaaataaagaacCCTCAGACCTGGAGAAATGGTCCGTAGAATTCCCTGATCTCCTTGATGTTTTGTTAGCAGAGAGGAGAATTGATGAAGCTCTTACAGCCCTTGATGAAGGAGAGCATTTAGCTGCTGaagcaaaacaaacaaaaactttgGACCCTGCAATGCTTATATCCTTAGAGAATACTATCATTGACCGCAGGCAAAAGTTAGCTGATCAGCTTGCTGAAGCTGCTTGCCAACCTTCTACACGTGGTGCGGAACTTCGTGCTGCTATATCAGCTCTTAAAAAGCTTGGGGATGGACCCCGTGCTCATAGTTTGCTACTCAATGCTCATTACCAAAGATATCAGTATAGCATGCAAAGCCTTCGCCCATCGAGCACCTCATATGGAGGAGCATATACTGCTGCTCTCTCGCAGTTGGTGTTTTCTGCTATTGCTCAAGCTGCTTGTGATTCATTGGCAATTTTTGGTAAGGAAACCGCTTATACTTCTGAGCTTGTGATGTGGGCTACAAGGCAGACAGAGGCTTTTGCTCATCTTGTAAAAAGACACGCATTAGCTTCTTCAGCAGCTGCTGGCGGTTTAAGAGCTGCTGCAGAGTGTGTTCAAATAGCTTTAGGTCATTGTTCTCTTTTAGAAGCTCGTGGCTTGGCACTTTGTCCTGTGCTCATAAAACTCTTTAGGCCGAGTGTTGAGCAAGCATTAGATGCTAATCTAAAACGAATTGAGGAGAGTACTGCTGCTATGGCTGCTGCTGATGATTGGGTTCTCACCTACCCTCCAATGGGTACTCGTCAAGCTAGTTCAATGGCACTTCAACATAGACTTACTACCAGTGCTCATAGATTCAATTTGATGGTCCAG GACTTCTTTGAGGATGTAGGACCGCTTTTAAGTATGCAGCTGGGAGGTAAAATGTTGGAAGGTCTATTTCAAGTATTTAATTCGTATGTGAGCATGCTTATTAAGGCATTGCCAGGATCAATGgaagaagaagcaaatttTGAAGGCTCTGGAAATAAAATTGTGCGTATGGCTGAGAATGAAGCTCAGCAGATTGCATTGCTTGCCAATGCATCATTGTTAGCAGATGAATTGCTACCACGTGCAGCAATGAAAGTCTCTCCTTTGAATCAGGCTAATTACAAGGATGATCCTCGTCGAAGACATTCAGATAGGCAAAATCGTAACCCTGAGCAACGAGAATGGAAGAGGCGGCTTGTGATCTCGGTTGATAGATTAAAAGATACTTTCTGTCGACAGCATGCACTAGATCTCATTTTTACAGAAGATGGTGATAGCCATCTCAATGCAGACATGTATTTGAACATGGATGGAAATGTGGATGAGTTGGAATGGTTTCCATCTCTAATATTCCAG GAACTTTATGCTAAACTAAACAGAATGGCTAGTATAGCGGCGGATATGTTTGTAGGGAGGCAAAGGTTTGCCACACTGCTATTAATGAGACTGACGGAAACTGTCATCTTATGGCTTTCAGAAGACCAAAGTTTTTGGGATGATATTGAGGAAGGGCCAAAGCCTTTAGGTCCTCTTGGTCTGCAGCAA TTCTATTTGGATATGAAATTTGTCATATGCTTTGCTTCCCAAGGTCACTACTTATCACGGAATTTGCATCGAGTTGTCAATGAGATTATATCTAAAGCCATGGCAGCATTTGCTGCTACCGGCATGGATCCTAATAG TGTGCTGCCTGAAGATGACTGGTTTAATGATATTTGTCAAGAAGCAATAGATCGATTAAGTGGGAAGCCAAAAGCAATGAACGGTGATCGGGAGCTTAACAGCCCAACTGCTTCTGTCTCGgcacaatcaatttcatctGTTCGATCTCACAGCAGTTCCTGA
- the LOC102625035 gene encoding trimethyltridecatetraene synthase-like: protein MEDPASSATADNPPNSVMWYSVLAFFLPVLLLLFHRHFSRNKLNYLPPPGPKPWPLIGNLNLLGEHLHLSFHSLSQKYGPLMQLKLGLNIMVVCSSAEVAELFLKTHDLTFATRPEILAGKHANYDYLVMPGAPYGPHLRQTRKIYKTELLSPKRLAQFEYMRVEERKAFMCKLYKLSSSSYSTPVHLKECVFMFNLAIMSRMLFGKRYTEENENNVVTPKELTEIVEEVFFLSGVLDIGGAIPWLAFLDLQGNVKRMKAARKKIDKFYEHVLDEHERHGKRKFKERGTNDMVDVLLQLADDPTLEVKLERDQEIIFFRDLLFGGLETAAVALEWTMSELLKNPEVIQKATDELDRVIGRSKWVEEKDIVNLPYIQAIVKEVMRLHPPLPCLVPHKARENCKVAGYDIVKNSRIVVNVWAIGRDPTLWEKPNEFYPERFIGKEIDVIGRNFELLPFGSGRRMCVGYALGLKMVQSTLANLLHGFEWKLPGDMKKEDLDMEEISGGSTTRKNPLLVVPKPRLPLDLYSV, encoded by the exons ATGGAGGATCCTGCTAGTAGTGCCACAGCTGATAATCCTCCAAACTCAGTTATGTGGTACTCGGTCCTTGCCTTTTTCCTGCCTGTCCTCCTCTTGTTATTTCACCGACATTTTTCTCGCAATAAGCTCAATTACTTGCCACCACCCGGTCCAAAGCCATGGCCCCTCATCGGAAATCTCAACCTCCTCGGCGAGCACCTTCACCTCTCCTTCCATTCTCTCTCCCAAAAATATGGCCCCCTTATGCAGCTCAAACTCGGTTTAAACATCATGGTGGTATGCTCATCAGCTGAAGTAGCAGAACTCTTTCTAAAAACTCATGATCTTACTTTTGCTACTAGGCCAGAAATTCTTGCAGGGAAACACGCAAACTACGATTATCTAGTTATGCCCGGTGCACCATATGGTCCACATTTGCGCCAAACTCGTAAAATTTACAAGACGGAGCTTCTTAGCCCAAAACGTTTAGCACAATTTGAGTACATGAGGGTAGAGGAAAGAAAAGCATTTATGTGTAAATTGTAcaaattatcatcatcttcttatTCCACTCCTGTTCATTTGAAAGAGTGTGTTTTCATGTTCAATCTTGCCATAATGAGCCGGATGCTGTTCGGAAAAAGGTATACtgaggaaaatgaaaacaatgtTGTAACTCCAAAAGAGCTCACGGAGATCGTAGAAGAAGTGTTCTTTCTTTCTGGTGTTTTAGATATAGGGGGTGCAATTCCATGGCTTGCTTTCTTAGATTTACAAGGGAATGTCAAGAGAATGAAGGCCGCTAGGAAGaagattgataaattttatgagCATGTTTTGGATGAGCACGAGCGCCACGGTAAGAGGAAATTTAAGGAACGTGGGACCAATGATATGGTCGATGTTTTGTTGCAGCTTGCTGATGATCCTACTCTCGAAGTTAAGCTAGAAAGAGATCAAGAGATCATATT ttttcggGATCTTTTATTTGGCGGACTTGAAACCGCGGCGGTCGCCTTAGAATGGACAATGTCAGAGCTCTTAAAAAATCCAGAAGTTATCCAGAAGGCAACCGATGAGCTAGATAGAGTAATTGGACGTAGCAAATGGGTAGAAGAAAAAGACATTGTTAACCTTCCGTACATACAAGCAATTGTTAAGGAAGTCATGCGTCTCCACCCTCCGCTACCATGTCTTGTTCCTCACAAAGCTAGAGAAAATTGCAAAGTAGCTGGCTATGACATTGTCAAAAACTCTCGTATAGTTGTTAATGTATGGGCAATAGGGAGAGATCCAACCCTATGGGAGAAACCTAATGAGTTTTATCCAGAGAGATTTATCGGAAAAGAGATTGATGTTATAGGCCGTAATTTTGAGCTATTGCCATTTGGATCTGGGAGGAGGATGTGCGTTGGTTATGCTCTAGGGCTAAAAATGGTTCAATCAACTTTAGCAAATCTTTTGCATGGTTTCGAATGGAAATTGCCTGGTGATATGAAGAAAGAAGATTTAGATATGGAGGAAATATCTGGTGGCTCAACGACCAGAAAAAATCCACTTCTTGTTGTTCCTAAGCCTCGACTTCCTCTTGATCTATACTCAGTGTGA
- the LOC127898836 gene encoding uncharacterized protein LOC127898836 — translation MVRVVLHMASDVANFGCIPIFVTTSPRVPSEGIEPHVDTETSFRANMSGPDNDEEVLPRTISLQQYYSPIHDNYDNIDDNGVTLQDVGATVFPITTSLEQQYSPYHNNDFRDNDDFHNETEGDNVCAEPSNNKRRGTRFNNDGDDGGAGPSNVPSFQDEDECEDNTPVNNRGNRPIPSMVRSRRRIDPLTSLAPTLPSNMVAPSFVSSCDSDDISVGKIFAEKNELILQLCKVAFRDKFDFKIARSTTTRFEAHCCSESCKWRIRATRSSNEQHVPWVVKRIDNVHTCHNEVLVDGRHQVRSRVVGHIIAEKYIQDKRIYTPNDIRADMQQEYGVQLTYQQAYRAREVGLEIVRGNPAESYNLLPKYSHVLTTANEGTVTHLEQDGDGNFLYYFVALGSSIKGFMQYIRPVIAVDGTHLKGLYRGSMFVATCLDGNNQLYPLAIGIMDSENNDAWEWFMMKLHGVIGDRPELVIISDRCTTIRRAVLKVFHNATHGVCFYHVKGNIKSQFRMSKALWDEFEPAFINAAKAYGHEEFKRQLEGLWMIHSGAADYLENNVGTCNWARSQFQGRRYSILTTNIAESVNAFMREPQKFPVTHLVDHFRKTLQQWFYDRKIVAESMTTRLTTWADEIVTERRTIAERMIVRPVSSHRFQVIGGGLKEGLVDLQKRTCSCRVFQLDQLVCAHAIAACLTHRVDFINLCSDFYTTESLAMAYAQPVEPVGDVADWEVPDEIQELQVYPPVEAPPPGRRKERRIPLAGEDVDRRTVRCGRCHELGHNRKRCKNPIASTRS, via the coding sequence atggtgaggGTTGTGTTGCATATGGCATCTGACGTAGCTAATTTTGGATGCATTCCTATATTCGTGACCACATCACCTCGAGTTCCGAGCGAAGGTATTGAGCCACATGTCGATACAGAAACTTCGTTTAGAGCAAATATGTCTGGCCCCGATAATGATGAAGAGGTGTTGCCAAGGACAATATCGCTGCAGCAATATTACTCTCCAATCCACGACAATTATGACAACATTGATGATAATGGCGTTACGTTACAGGATGTTGGAGCAACGGTATTTCCAATAACAACGTCATTGGAGCAACAATATTCTCCGTATCACAACAATGATTTTCGggacaatgatgattttcataaTGAGACAGAGGGGGATAATGTTTGTGCAGAACCTTCTAATAATAAAAGGCGGGGCACTCGTTTCaataatgatggtgatgatggagGAGCCGGTCCTTCGAATGTTCCGTCGTTTCAGGATGAGGATGAGTGTGAAGACAATACTCCTGTGAATAACAGAGGCAATAGACCTATTCCTTCTATGGTTCGATCGAGAAGGAGAATTGACCCCCTTACAAGTCTTGCTCCAACTTTACCTTCGAACATGGTTGCTCCAAGCTTTGTTAGCAGTTGTGACTCAGATGATATCAGCGTGGGTAAGATATTTGCTGAGAAGAATGAGCTTATATTACAACTATGCAAGGTGGCCTTTAGagataagtttgatttcaagattgcacgGTCTACTACGACACGTTTCGAGGCTCACTGTTGTTCAGAATCATGTAAATGGCGTATTCGAGCAACTAGAAGTTCGAACGAGCAACATGTTCCTTGGGTGGTGAAGAGAATTGATAATGTACACACTTGTCATAATGAGGTATTGGTTGATGGACGTCATCAAGTAAGGAGCCGGGTTGTCGGTCATATTATcgcagaaaaatatattcaagataAGAGGATTTATACTCCCAATGACATAAGAGCAGATATGCAACAGGAATACGGTGTTCAGTTAACATACCAGCAGGCATATAGGGCGAGAGAAGTTGGTCTTGAAATAGTACGCGGCAACCCTGCAGAGTCATACAACTTGCTCCCTAAATACTCTCACGTACTAACTACAGCGAATGAGGGTACAGTCACTCACCTCGAGCAGGATGGAGATGGTAATTTCTTGTACTATTTTGTAGCACTCGGATCTTCCATCAAGGGGTTTATGCAGTACATTCGGCCTGTCATTGCTGTAGATGGTACTCATCTGAAGGGATTATATCGTGGAAGCATGTTCGTGGCAACATGTCTTGATGGTAACAATCAATTGTATCCGTTAGCCATTGGGATCATGGattcagaaaataatgatgCTTGGGAATGGTTTATGATGAAGTTACATGGAGTGATTGGTGATAGACCTGAGTTGGTAATTATCTCTGATCGATGCACTACCATAAGGAGAGCCGTTCTTAAAGTATTTCACAATGCAACtcatggcgtttgtttttaccaCGTCAAAGGTAACATTAAGTCACAATTTAGAATGTCCAAAGCTCTTTGGGATGAATTTGAGCCTGCCTTTATTAATGCAGCAAAAGCATATGGCCACGAGGAATTTAAGAGACAACTTGAAGGGTTGTGGATGATCCACTCGGGTGCGGCTGATTACCTAGAAAATAATGTCGGTACGTGTAATTGGGCAAGGTCTCAGTTTCAAGGTAGGAGGTACAGCATTCTTACCACCAACATCGCGGAGAGTGTTAATGCTTTCATGAGGGAACCTCAAAAATTTCCTGttactcatcttgttgatcacttCAGGAAAACATTGCagcaatggttttatgatagaaaaattgtgGCTGAATCAATGACTACTCGGCTAACAACATGGGCGGATGAAATAGTCACTGAGAGGAGAACTATAGCTGAAAGAATGATAGTTCGGCCGGTGTCTTCGCATCGCTTTCAAGTTATAGGCGGTGGGCTTAAGGAAGGGTTGGTTGACTTGCAAAAGAGAACTTGCTCCTGCAGAGTGTTTCAGCTTGATCAGCTTGTGTGTGCTCATGCAATTGCGGCGTGTCTAACACACCGGGTGGATTTTATTAACCTTTGCTCGGACTTTTACACTACAGAATCGTTGGCGATGGCTTATGCACAACCAGTGGAGCCAGTTGGTGATGTGGCTGATTGGGAAGTTCCAGATGAAATTCAGGAGCTGCAGGTATACCCACCAGTTGAGGCACCGCCACCTGGACGTCGTAAAGAGCGCAGAATACCCTTGGCTGGCGAGGACGTTGACCGGCGAACTGTAAGATGCGGCCGATGTCATGAACTTGGCCATAATCGTAAGCGATGTAAGAATCCTATTGCGTCGACTCGAAGTTAG